In the genome of Ignavibacteria bacterium, one region contains:
- a CDS encoding DUF3109 family protein has protein sequence MIDISKYIIDDRIFSVKFKCNLGVCKGACCTMYSELGAPILEKEIDIIRKNVEAVSKYLKNKNMNIINSEGFYIKYEDKYYLNNVNDRDCVFSLYENGVAKCSFEKAFYKGEIHFRKPISCSLFPIRISGDERNILRYEKFSECSDALTEGEKENVTIYEFVKDGLINELGEDTYNELKLINKN, from the coding sequence GTGATTGATATTTCGAAATATATAATTGATGACAGGATTTTTTCTGTAAAGTTCAAATGCAATCTCGGTGTATGCAAAGGAGCATGCTGCACAATGTACAGCGAGCTTGGGGCTCCGATTCTGGAAAAAGAGATTGATATAATAAGAAAGAATGTTGAAGCAGTGTCGAAATATCTTAAGAATAAAAATATGAATATTATTAATTCGGAAGGTTTTTATATTAAATATGAAGATAAATATTACCTTAATAATGTTAATGACAGAGATTGTGTATTTTCTTTGTATGAAAACGGAGTTGCAAAATGTTCATTTGAGAAAGCATTTTATAAAGGAGAGATACACTTTAGGAAACCAATATCGTGCAGTTTGTTTCCCATAAGAATTTCCGGAGATGAACGAAATATATTGCGATATGAAAAATTCAGTGAATGCAGTGATGCATTAACTGAAGGCGAAAAAGAAAATGTTACGATTTATGAATTTGTAAAAGACGGATTAATAAATGAATTAGGCGAAGATACTTATAATGAATTAAAATTAATTAATAAAAATTAG
- the dcd gene encoding dCTP deaminase, which yields MILSDKQILAEIKKKNIVIKPYDRKNLGTNSYDVHLGEWLATYEDEIIDAKKHNKIKKFKIPKEGYVLLPTHLYLGVTKEYTETLTTVPFLEGKSSVGRLGIDIHATAGKGDVGFKNYWTLEISVKMPVKVYYGMPIGQLIYFAVDGDVLTPYDKKSSAKYNKKTVHPVESMMWKNKF from the coding sequence ATGATATTATCCGACAAACAGATTTTAGCCGAGATAAAGAAAAAAAATATCGTCATAAAGCCATATGACAGAAAAAATCTCGGAACCAACAGCTATGACGTTCATCTTGGTGAATGGCTTGCAACTTATGAAGATGAAATAATCGATGCAAAGAAACACAATAAGATAAAAAAATTTAAAATTCCAAAAGAAGGATATGTTCTTTTGCCGACTCATTTATATCTTGGAGTTACAAAAGAATATACAGAAACATTGACAACCGTTCCGTTTCTTGAGGGTAAGTCGAGCGTCGGACGTTTAGGAATAGACATTCACGCAACTGCAGGAAAAGGCGATGTTGGATTTAAAAATTACTGGACACTTGAAATATCCGTAAAAATGCCTGTAAAGGTTTATTACGGAATGCCGATTGGTCAATTGATTTACTTCGCAGTCGATGGAGATGTTCTGACTCCTTATGATAAAAAATCTTCTGCAAAGTATAACAAAAAAACTGTTCATCCCGTTGAATCAATGATGTGGAAAAATAAATTCTAA
- a CDS encoding ABC transporter permease codes for MWVYITKNFLYSILIIIGVITVTFCLLYVIPGDPARMLLGQRADVKSVEAVKEELGLNKPIYVQYVDFLYKAVQGNLGRSYSTNREVVKTILDKFPATALLATSALFLSTILGVLIGIISSIKRYSIIDNASMIFALIGISIPQFVFALIMVLIFGAVLKWFPISGYITQGWDHLILPMVTLALRPLAIIARMTRSSMMDVMSSDYVRTAKAKGLSSGKVIFKHTLRNALNPVITTLSASLAATLGGAFFIEYIFNWPGIGLLAVDAILKLDFPVIQGTVLFSAVIFVVINFFVDIIYAWLDPKVKLS; via the coding sequence ATGTGGGTTTACATAACTAAGAATTTTCTCTATTCAATTTTAATAATAATCGGCGTAATTACGGTCACGTTTTGTCTTCTTTATGTAATTCCGGGCGACCCTGCAAGAATGCTTTTAGGGCAGAGGGCTGACGTGAAATCTGTTGAAGCAGTAAAAGAAGAGCTTGGCTTAAACAAACCGATTTATGTTCAGTATGTGGATTTTTTATATAAAGCTGTTCAGGGAAACCTCGGCAGGTCATATTCAACAAACAGGGAAGTAGTAAAGACAATTCTGGATAAATTTCCTGCAACTGCACTTCTTGCAACAAGCGCGTTATTTCTTTCAACAATTTTAGGTGTTTTAATAGGAATTATATCGTCAATTAAACGGTATTCCATTATAGATAACGCGTCGATGATTTTTGCACTTATTGGTATATCAATACCTCAATTTGTGTTTGCTCTTATAATGGTCTTGATTTTCGGTGCAGTTTTGAAATGGTTTCCAATATCTGGATATATAACTCAGGGCTGGGACCATTTAATTTTACCAATGGTAACTCTTGCGTTAAGACCGCTTGCGATTATCGCGCGAATGACGCGGTCTTCAATGATGGATGTGATGAGCTCTGATTATGTGCGAACGGCAAAGGCAAAAGGACTTAGCAGCGGAAAAGTTATTTTCAAGCATACATTGAGAAATGCACTTAATCCCGTTATAACGACTCTTAGCGCATCACTTGCGGCGACACTTGGCGGAGCATTTTTTATAGAATATATTTTCAACTGGCCCGGCATCGGACTGCTTGCGGTTGATGCAATTTTAAAACTTGATTTTCCGGTTATTCAGGGAACGGTTTTATTCAGCGCAGTAATATTCGTTGTAATAAATTTCTTTGTTGATATTATTTATGCGTGGTTAGATCCAAAGGTAAAATTGTCATGA
- the rpoN gene encoding RNA polymerase factor sigma-54 has translation MLKQTQSQKLSQKILPQIIQRQSLLAVPTMALEQLMKAEMELNPFLEDGETLETEDTQQTEEKETTADEQEAPEEASKDDEYNWDDYFENESDGYKTQNEPQSNDTVNYDNMIKEDFSLTDSLTSQLYTSNLSDKQTFIGEHIIGNLDDDGYLRETDEELKVELEVAKSGTEFENESFTVEEICEVLEVIKKFEPIGIASRNLVECLLIQLDELALDSRIKKLCDKVLNEYFEEFRLKNYEKICKELDVDQNTVNKIFETISKLNPKPGAAQTGSEQGYIYPDLIVTKQNDEYVVSLNDKGVPNLRLNNAYKNMILNDKQNLNKETKDFVANNFERAKWFIDAIKSRRETMIKVMNSILIRQYDFFEKMGEGLKPMYEKDVAEDIQMDISTVSRTVRGKYVQTDFGIYELKFFFSNYLTNEEGDDVSTKEIKNKIKAIIEGEDSAKPFTDDELAKELSKSGYKIARRTVAKYREAMNIQKARLRRKL, from the coding sequence ATGTTAAAACAAACACAATCACAAAAGTTAAGCCAGAAAATACTTCCGCAGATCATCCAGAGACAGAGTCTTCTTGCTGTTCCGACTATGGCTCTTGAACAATTAATGAAAGCTGAGATGGAACTTAATCCTTTTTTGGAAGACGGTGAAACTCTTGAGACAGAAGATACACAACAGACAGAAGAAAAAGAAACTACTGCGGATGAGCAGGAAGCTCCTGAAGAAGCCAGCAAGGATGACGAATATAATTGGGACGATTATTTTGAAAATGAATCGGATGGATATAAAACACAGAACGAACCGCAGTCGAATGATACCGTGAATTATGATAACATGATAAAGGAAGATTTTTCGCTAACTGATAGTCTTACCTCACAATTATACACGTCTAATCTTTCAGATAAGCAAACTTTTATAGGTGAACATATTATAGGTAATCTTGATGATGACGGCTATTTAAGAGAAACGGATGAAGAGCTTAAAGTTGAGCTTGAAGTTGCAAAGTCGGGAACGGAATTTGAGAATGAAAGCTTTACCGTTGAAGAAATTTGTGAAGTTCTAGAAGTCATAAAGAAATTTGAACCCATCGGAATTGCTTCAAGAAATCTTGTTGAGTGTTTACTGATTCAGCTTGATGAACTTGCACTTGATTCAAGGATCAAAAAATTGTGCGATAAAGTTTTGAATGAATATTTTGAGGAATTCAGATTAAAGAATTATGAAAAAATATGTAAGGAGCTTGATGTTGATCAAAACACCGTCAACAAGATTTTTGAAACCATATCAAAACTGAATCCAAAACCTGGAGCTGCGCAGACGGGATCAGAGCAGGGATATATTTATCCTGATTTGATTGTTACGAAACAAAATGATGAATATGTTGTTTCATTAAATGATAAGGGTGTTCCGAATTTAAGACTGAACAATGCTTACAAGAATATGATTCTCAATGATAAGCAGAACTTAAATAAGGAAACGAAAGATTTTGTTGCAAATAACTTTGAGCGGGCTAAATGGTTTATAGATGCGATAAAATCAAGACGTGAGACGATGATCAAAGTTATGAACAGCATCCTTATAAGACAGTATGATTTTTTTGAAAAAATGGGTGAGGGATTGAAGCCTATGTATGAAAAAGACGTCGCGGAAGATATTCAAATGGATATTTCTACAGTCAGCAGGACTGTTCGTGGAAAATATGTCCAGACTGATTTTGGAATTTATGAATTGAAATTCTTCTTCAGTAATTATCTTACAAACGAAGAAGGTGATGATGTCTCTACAAAAGAAATTAAAAATAAAATTAAAGCTATAATCGAGGGTGAAGACAGCGCAAAACCGTTCACTGATGATGAGCTTGCAAAAGAACTTTCGAAATCCGGATATAAAATTGCACGAAGAACGGTCGCTAAATACCGGGAAGCAATGAACATTCAGAAAGCGAGATTAAGAAGAAAGTTATAA
- the pyrF gene encoding orotidine-5'-phosphate decarboxylase, with translation MPYIAKLRKVIKNNNSNVVIGLDTDVEKIPDFFKKAKDPVYAFNNYIVAITSRMVAGYKINIAFYETPNGLRSLEKLLVNIPSHMIKIADAKRGDIENTSELYARTYFDMYDFDAITAAPYMGEDSIKPFLKRKDKYVYLLALTSNPGGKDFQYLKAGTKYLYQWVIDRSKKWGNNLGYVFGANYEKEIDEFTKKNKNTSLLIPGVGTQHGDASKLLKSLHNKLFLINSSRGIIYSAPKNCKQREFEDCVYNAAKELNSKINSVKIK, from the coding sequence GTGCCATATATAGCCAAACTTAGAAAAGTCATTAAAAACAACAACTCCAATGTTGTTATTGGTCTTGACACAGACGTCGAAAAAATCCCCGATTTCTTCAAAAAAGCTAAAGACCCCGTTTATGCGTTTAATAATTATATAGTTGCAATTACCTCAAGGATGGTTGCAGGATATAAAATAAACATAGCTTTTTATGAAACACCTAACGGTCTCAGGTCGTTAGAAAAGTTACTTGTGAATATTCCATCACATATGATAAAAATTGCAGATGCAAAACGCGGCGACATTGAAAATACATCTGAGCTTTACGCAAGAACATATTTCGATATGTATGATTTCGATGCAATAACTGCGGCTCCATATATGGGTGAAGATTCGATTAAACCTTTTCTTAAAAGAAAGGACAAATATGTATATCTTCTTGCTTTGACTTCAAATCCGGGAGGGAAAGATTTTCAATATCTGAAAGCAGGAACAAAATATTTATATCAATGGGTTATAGATAGAAGCAAGAAGTGGGGAAACAACCTTGGGTATGTGTTCGGCGCAAATTATGAAAAAGAAATAGATGAGTTCACAAAGAAAAACAAAAATACGTCTTTGCTTATACCGGGCGTTGGTACTCAGCATGGTGACGCAAGCAAGCTTCTGAAATCCCTGCACAATAAATTATTTCTTATAAACTCAAGCAGGGGAATAATTTACTCCGCTCCTAAGAATTGCAAGCAGAGAGAATTTGAAGACTGCGTTTATAATGCAGCAAAAGAGTTGAACAGTAAAATAAATTCGGTTAAAATAAAATAA
- the dprA gene encoding DNA-processing protein DprA yields the protein MKKSEQFIYLYFLSKINRLGNVRILNILSSADTYEKLAGLSIRELRRIERIDEKIANEILKAQNHYKKFRSEAENLIEICAKKNINILTIFDEEYPANLRNIFDPPIVLYYRGKLTQEDKYSISIVGTRIATEYGKSVCSKLVDSLSKYEIPVISGFAKGIDSIAHKKCIDNGNLTYAVFGSGVDVVYPAENRKLYNEIIETGAVISEFEPGTGPEKVNFPKRNRLISGISLGTVIIETGIKGGSLITAEFALDQNRELFAVPGNVNSKQSQGTNDLIKKGTAKLINNVDDILAELQNKLKHKLENKSEKKEAIPAHVDLSKDEKTILSLLNSEPVNIDVINDKTGINISECLVHLLMLEFKGLVRQHPGKFFTRV from the coding sequence GTGAAAAAATCCGAACAGTTTATATATTTATATTTTTTAAGCAAAATTAACAGGTTAGGCAATGTCAGAATTCTGAATATTTTGAGTTCTGCAGATACTTATGAGAAGCTTGCAGGTCTTTCAATAAGAGAACTTAGAAGAATCGAAAGAATCGATGAGAAAATTGCGAATGAGATTTTAAAAGCACAAAATCATTATAAAAAATTCAGGTCAGAAGCTGAAAATCTGATAGAAATTTGTGCTAAGAAAAATATAAATATTTTAACGATATTTGATGAGGAGTATCCTGCAAATTTGAGGAATATTTTCGACCCGCCAATTGTTCTTTACTATAGGGGGAAATTAACTCAAGAGGACAAATATTCAATAAGCATTGTCGGGACAAGAATTGCAACCGAGTATGGAAAATCTGTTTGCAGCAAGCTTGTCGATTCGCTTTCAAAATATGAAATTCCTGTAATCAGCGGTTTCGCAAAGGGAATTGATTCAATTGCTCACAAAAAATGCATTGATAACGGAAACCTGACTTATGCGGTTTTCGGAAGCGGTGTTGACGTTGTTTATCCTGCTGAAAATAGAAAGCTTTATAATGAAATAATTGAAACGGGTGCTGTGATTTCCGAATTTGAGCCCGGCACGGGTCCTGAAAAAGTTAATTTTCCGAAACGCAACAGGTTAATAAGTGGAATAAGTTTAGGGACAGTAATTATAGAAACAGGAATAAAAGGTGGTTCGTTGATAACTGCTGAGTTTGCATTAGACCAGAACAGAGAATTGTTTGCGGTTCCGGGAAATGTAAATTCAAAGCAATCGCAGGGCACGAATGATTTAATTAAGAAAGGCACGGCGAAGCTGATAAATAATGTTGATGATATTCTTGCTGAGCTTCAAAACAAGTTGAAACATAAACTTGAAAATAAATCTGAAAAGAAAGAAGCAATTCCTGCGCATGTGGATTTATCAAAAGATGAAAAAACAATTTTGAGTTTATTAAATTCCGAACCCGTTAATATTGACGTGATAAATGACAAAACAGGAATAAATATTTCTGAATGTCTTGTGCATTTATTGATGCTTGAGTTCAAAGGATTGGTAAGACAGCATCCGGGAAAATTTTTTACCAGGGTTTAA
- a CDS encoding ABC transporter substrate-binding protein, which yields MMKKSIIASFLLSFIFLYGCGKEETTTTTSLQGGIKGGGIYKINELEDIRSLDPVGITDVVSHHVGHQIYDALLDLDTNLQIVPQLAQSYDISPDGTLYTFHLRDNSFFQDNACFPDGKGRKVTAKDVKYSHDRICDARTSSRGFNYFVNYVEGAQAYYDATVAAGQTGTPKVNGVSGFIYVNDSTYQIKLIKPFAPFIYYVTLAVAYIVPKEAIDKYGKDFFQNPVGSGPFSFVNWIPDQELNLKRNPNYWEKDAAGNQIPYIDGAKFKFIKDLDQQLLEFKNGNLDESYRIPNAIFKTIVDDNKQLTPEYSQFVLQRTPSLALQFYGFLVIKSPFNNEKLRQAINYAVDREKIIKYVLNGQGFMGAIYGIVPPAMPDYNYKLIKGYSYDLAKAKQLLAEAGYPDGKGLDITLNINSGGDRNIQIAEAIQNMLKDVGINMKLQQTPFAQHLNNIDEGKADFYRLGWIADYPDPETFLNLYYGKNVPANPNDLSPVNSTRYINAEFDRLFEQAIVTQDKAARYRLYEQAEQIAVSQAPMLYIYYDEDYRMLQPFVRGYVLDPMHRVNFRHLWLDK from the coding sequence ATGATGAAAAAATCAATCATAGCGTCATTTCTCCTCTCATTCATTTTTTTATACGGGTGCGGAAAAGAAGAAACTACAACAACGACATCGCTTCAAGGAGGAATAAAAGGCGGAGGCATTTATAAAATAAATGAGCTTGAAGACATCAGAAGCTTAGACCCTGTTGGAATTACCGATGTAGTTTCTCATCATGTTGGTCACCAGATATATGATGCTTTGCTTGATTTGGATACTAATCTTCAAATCGTTCCCCAATTGGCTCAAAGCTATGATATTTCTCCCGATGGGACTTTATATACTTTTCATTTAAGAGATAATTCATTCTTTCAGGACAATGCCTGTTTCCCTGACGGCAAAGGTAGAAAAGTAACTGCAAAGGATGTAAAATATTCTCATGACAGGATTTGCGATGCAAGGACAAGCTCAAGAGGTTTCAATTATTTTGTAAATTACGTTGAAGGAGCGCAGGCATATTACGACGCTACAGTGGCAGCAGGTCAGACAGGAACTCCAAAAGTAAATGGTGTTTCAGGATTCATTTATGTGAATGATTCGACATATCAGATTAAGCTTATAAAACCTTTTGCTCCGTTTATTTATTATGTTACTCTCGCGGTTGCATATATTGTCCCGAAGGAAGCTATCGACAAATACGGAAAAGATTTTTTCCAGAACCCGGTTGGAAGCGGACCATTCAGTTTTGTGAACTGGATTCCTGACCAGGAATTAAATTTAAAGCGTAATCCTAATTACTGGGAAAAGGATGCTGCCGGAAATCAGATACCTTATATCGACGGTGCTAAATTCAAGTTTATAAAAGACCTTGACCAGCAGCTGCTCGAATTCAAAAACGGAAATTTAGATGAAAGCTATAGAATCCCGAATGCAATTTTCAAAACTATTGTCGATGACAATAAGCAACTGACTCCGGAGTATTCACAGTTTGTTCTGCAAAGAACACCATCGCTTGCACTTCAGTTTTACGGATTTCTTGTAATAAAAAGTCCTTTCAATAACGAAAAACTTCGTCAGGCAATAAACTATGCAGTCGACAGAGAAAAGATTATTAAATATGTTCTGAACGGTCAGGGATTTATGGGAGCAATTTACGGAATCGTTCCTCCTGCAATGCCTGATTATAATTATAAGCTTATAAAAGGTTATTCATATGACTTGGCAAAGGCAAAACAGCTTCTTGCTGAAGCGGGCTATCCTGATGGTAAAGGGCTGGATATAACATTAAATATTAATTCAGGTGGTGATAGAAATATTCAGATTGCCGAAGCAATCCAAAATATGTTAAAAGATGTTGGTATAAATATGAAATTGCAACAAACGCCATTTGCTCAGCATTTGAATAATATCGACGAAGGAAAAGCAGATTTTTACCGTTTAGGGTGGATTGCTGATTATCCAGACCCCGAAACTTTCCTGAATCTATATTATGGCAAAAATGTGCCTGCAAATCCGAATGATTTAAGCCCAGTTAACTCAACCAGGTATATAAATGCTGAGTTTGACCGTCTTTTTGAACAGGCAATTGTAACACAGGATAAGGCAGCCAGATACCGTTTATATGAACAGGCAGAGCAAATAGCGGTTTCTCAGGCACCAATGCTGTATATTTATTATGATGAAGATTACAGAATGCTCCAGCCGTTCGTGAGAGGGTATGTTTTAGACCCTATGCACCGTGTCAATTTCCGACATTTATGGCTTGATAAATAG
- a CDS encoding ABC transporter permease yields the protein MTDIGTELNQELKNEAKDEANDKMVVIPDDGIGHSLWYYSWKRLKRNKLAMSGLWVLVMLVIVAIFAPFIAPFNPNDQILEFSTKPIGFKGDVLVKKELDQNGETQYIAIKGIISQTDNSITYTDYNNQQQTISKAELNPENPYKQLTFLLGTDRFGRDVLSRLIYGSRISLTVGLISESIAIILGLLFGSIAGFFRGPADKFIMWLINVVWAFPSILFVIAISVVLGKGFWQAFVAIGLTAWVDVARIVRGQIFSIRESEYIEATKAVGFKSPRIIIRHILPNCLGPVIITGTVGLATAIIFEASLSFLGLGVQPPTASWGNMIYDGYKYLIAGSNWGLAVFPSIAIMITVFSVNLFGDGIRDALDPKLKS from the coding sequence ATGACGGATATAGGAACAGAGCTAAACCAGGAACTTAAGAACGAAGCGAAAGATGAAGCTAATGACAAGATGGTCGTTATTCCTGATGATGGCATAGGTCATAGTTTATGGTATTATTCATGGAAGCGGCTCAAACGTAATAAGCTTGCAATGTCAGGTTTGTGGGTTCTTGTGATGCTTGTAATCGTTGCAATCTTTGCGCCGTTTATCGCTCCATTTAACCCCAATGACCAAATTTTAGAGTTCTCGACAAAACCAATCGGTTTCAAAGGTGATGTGCTTGTAAAAAAAGAATTAGACCAGAACGGCGAGACACAGTATATAGCCATAAAAGGCATAATTAGCCAGACTGATAATTCAATAACATATACAGATTATAACAATCAGCAGCAGACGATTTCAAAAGCAGAGTTAAATCCAGAAAATCCATACAAGCAATTAACATTTTTGCTCGGTACGGATAGATTTGGCAGAGATGTATTAAGCAGGTTAATTTACGGAAGCAGAATCAGCTTAACTGTCGGATTGATTTCTGAAAGCATTGCAATCATATTAGGGTTACTGTTCGGTTCGATTGCGGGATTTTTCAGAGGACCTGCGGATAAATTTATTATGTGGTTAATAAACGTCGTATGGGCGTTTCCTTCTATTTTATTTGTAATTGCAATTTCAGTTGTTTTGGGAAAAGGTTTCTGGCAGGCATTTGTTGCAATTGGTTTAACGGCATGGGTTGATGTTGCGAGAATTGTAAGAGGACAAATTTTTTCAATAAGGGAAAGTGAGTATATTGAAGCAACTAAAGCAGTGGGTTTTAAATCACCAAGAATAATTATCAGACATATTTTGCCAAACTGCTTAGGTCCCGTTATTATTACCGGAACAGTAGGACTTGCAACAGCGATTATATTCGAAGCAAGCTTAAGCTTTTTAGGACTTGGTGTTCAGCCGCCGACTGCAAGCTGGGGAAATATGATTTATGACGGATATAAATATTTAATTGCCGGCTCTAACTGGGGACTTGCAGTATTTCCTTCGATAGCAATTATGATAACCGTATTTTCAGTCAATCTTTTTGGTGATGGTATCCGTGATGCGCTTGACCCGAAACTAAAAAGCTAA
- the rodA gene encoding rod shape-determining protein RodA: MKDFIKRFDALLMLVAFSIVSVGLVAIYSATFTSDSGSDYFSRQLLFACIGAVIMIVISYLPPKYISKITYYLYGLSIVLLALVLIMGKKISGQRSWFSVGGFGIQPSEFAKLTTIMALATFLSTEEGELKLGSLKNFLIAIGIVLLPVGLIMKQPDMGTALVFLSFIIPVFFWAGLSPYWILTFIAPIIIAIAAFFGNIYFFILLGILALVFFSFKKNIILTSIIIVINLAVGFSTNYAYSKLQPYQQRRIMAVFDPTTDPLGSGYNVIQSKVAIGSGGIFGKGYLQGTQTQLKFIPEQWTDFIFCMIGEEFGFIGALLIIILYVILIIRLINNAYLCRNGFLGICCIGFASIFLFHLFINIGMTIGLMPVIGIPLPLVSYGVSSLLSFMIMIGIGMNAYRNRNIYI, from the coding sequence TTGAAAGATTTTATAAAAAGATTTGATGCGTTGTTGATGCTTGTAGCATTCTCGATTGTATCGGTCGGGCTTGTCGCAATCTATAGTGCAACGTTCACGAGTGATTCAGGTTCTGATTATTTTTCACGTCAGCTTTTATTTGCCTGCATTGGTGCAGTAATTATGATTGTAATTTCTTATCTGCCTCCGAAGTACATCAGTAAAATAACATATTATCTTTACGGGCTTTCAATAGTTCTTCTTGCTCTTGTTCTGATAATGGGAAAGAAAATTTCGGGACAAAGGAGCTGGTTTAGCGTTGGTGGGTTTGGAATTCAACCGTCCGAGTTTGCAAAGCTCACAACCATAATGGCGCTTGCAACTTTTCTTTCTACTGAAGAAGGAGAATTGAAGTTAGGTAGTCTTAAAAATTTTCTTATTGCAATTGGTATAGTTTTACTTCCCGTTGGTCTGATAATGAAACAACCTGACATGGGAACTGCACTTGTATTTCTTTCATTTATAATCCCCGTTTTCTTTTGGGCGGGCTTATCTCCATACTGGATTTTGACATTTATAGCCCCGATAATAATTGCAATCGCCGCATTTTTCGGAAATATTTATTTCTTCATCTTGCTTGGCATTTTAGCGCTGGTGTTTTTCTCATTCAAAAAGAACATTATACTTACGTCTATTATAATTGTAATAAATCTTGCTGTCGGCTTTTCGACAAATTATGCTTATAGTAAGCTTCAGCCATATCAACAACGAAGAATAATGGCAGTATTTGACCCTACTACCGACCCGCTCGGCAGCGGTTATAACGTTATTCAATCAAAGGTGGCAATCGGCTCAGGCGGAATTTTCGGCAAAGGTTATTTGCAGGGAACACAGACGCAGCTTAAATTTATTCCCGAGCAATGGACAGATTTTATTTTCTGTATGATTGGAGAAGAGTTTGGTTTCATTGGAGCACTGCTTATAATTATACTTTATGTTATTCTTATAATACGGTTAATTAATAATGCATATCTCTGCCGGAATGGATTTCTTGGAATTTGCTGCATAGGTTTTGCGAGTATTTTTCTTTTTCATTTATTCATTAACATCGGAATGACGATTGGGTTGATGCCAGTTATCGGTATTCCTCTTCCTCTTGTGAGTTATGGGGTTTCATCCCTGCTATCATTTATGATTATGATAGGCATCGGGATGAATGCATACAGAAACAGAAACATTTACATATAA
- a CDS encoding C40 family peptidase produces the protein MHLKKSFLSILSIVFFLVMMTGSSSAQESSANLKKGVTGNKNSKLVASNTLADKVKIDKVNLESLSSSLSRFVPKLESNTADRDEVMYKVIEYLNTPYLWGGTSKRGIDCSAFVQSVMYQALGVSIPRTSLEQSGVGVDVSTEELKFGDLLFFDTMNKGRVTHVGIYLQDGYFVHSGSRTGVAVAELGSEFYTRTFLKAKRVIEEPQQN, from the coding sequence ATGCACTTAAAAAAATCTTTCCTATCAATATTATCAATCGTTTTTTTCTTGGTAATGATGACAGGAAGTTCCTCAGCTCAGGAATCGAGTGCTAACCTTAAAAAGGGTGTTACCGGTAACAAAAATTCTAAATTAGTCGCCAGCAACACCTTAGCAGATAAAGTTAAGATAGATAAGGTTAATCTCGAGTCCCTTTCAAGCTCTCTAAGCAGATTCGTTCCGAAATTGGAAAGCAACACTGCTGACAGAGACGAAGTAATGTACAAAGTTATTGAATATCTAAACACTCCATATCTCTGGGGTGGAACCTCCAAACGCGGTATCGATTGTTCTGCTTTTGTTCAATCTGTTATGTATCAGGCATTAGGCGTTTCTATTCCGAGAACCTCACTTGAGCAGTCAGGTGTAGGTGTCGATGTTTCAACCGAAGAGTTGAAATTCGGAGACTTGTTGTTTTTCGATACAATGAACAAAGGAAGAGTAACCCACGTAGGTATTTATCTACAGGATGGATATTTTGTGCACTCAGGTTCAAGAACCGGAGTTGCAGTAGCTGAGCTCGGCAGTGAATTCTATACAAGGACTTTTTTAAAAGCTAAAAGAGTTATCGAAGAACCGCAGCAAAATTGA